A stretch of the Oenococcus sp. UCMA 16435 genome encodes the following:
- a CDS encoding cell surface protein — translation MTVAIVPIQIQAISLTTARAVSNNQSKFQKEINQSSLNSADEQDSVSQQFSVHAATDKILSDQYTAKGKAALQAAAKKSEAEKAAQKLAAYKAEQTKTSESKASSQQATYTSTSYQTSSTTSTAVTSSSDSYGISDPSKAWIESVESGGDATASNGQYQGLFQLSAQAAAEYGGYSGAAADKYVAARYGSWTAAAEHHREYGWY, via the coding sequence TTGACGGTGGCTATTGTTCCTATACAAATTCAGGCAATTTCTTTGACAACTGCTCGTGCGGTTTCTAATAATCAAAGTAAATTTCAAAAAGAAATTAATCAGTCTTCTTTGAACAGTGCTGATGAACAGGATTCTGTTAGTCAGCAATTTTCTGTCCATGCTGCTACGGATAAAATATTATCCGACCAATATACAGCTAAAGGGAAAGCCGCCCTTCAAGCGGCAGCTAAAAAAAGTGAAGCCGAAAAAGCTGCACAGAAATTAGCTGCTTATAAAGCTGAACAGACTAAAACTAGCGAAAGCAAAGCCTCCAGCCAACAGGCAACATATACCAGTACGAGTTATCAAACTTCTTCGACAACGAGTACTGCTGTAACCTCTAGTTCTGATAGTTATGGTATTAGCGATCCCTCTAAAGCTTGGATTGAAAGTGTTGAATCAGGTGGGGATGCAACTGCTTCAAATGGCCAATATCAAGGACTTTTTCAGCTAAGTGCTCAAGCAGCAGCTGAGTATGGTGGATATTCTGGCGCTGCAGCCGATAAATATGTCGCAGCTCGATATGGCTCTTGGACTGCTGCTGCTGAACATCATCGTGAATATGGTTGGTATTAA
- a CDS encoding YegS/Rv2252/BmrU family lipid kinase gives MRPHFYAIINQHAGNHRGREIWHRIQDYIIDVDIRLSVLISSYPGAPRDFAYDLATNIPDKKSNIVILAFGGDGTLHEVLNGLINAKRKYPLPLAYLAAGSGNDFARGAKLESARHWKENLQELLKVDHSNNLNIGVYKLNKDPNKHYFMNSFGIGFDGTVVNASNKSKYKKGFNYVGLGAISYLISAIATVFKAKSYSAELKENNLQKKFPRAFLMAVTNHPYFGGGIKIAPDEKIEKHDLKLVVFQKNNLIQLIGNLLTIVFGSFQYKMKSVYSNTLKDDFSLNVDSKQLAQIDGQVLNEDYFRLNFSRTTYPFWLPDKNLKND, from the coding sequence ATGAGACCGCACTTTTACGCAATCATTAATCAACATGCCGGCAATCATCGAGGACGTGAAATTTGGCATAGAATACAAGATTATATTATTGATGTCGATATACGTCTATCGGTTTTGATTTCATCTTATCCTGGTGCTCCAAGAGACTTTGCTTATGATTTAGCAACCAACATACCCGATAAAAAATCCAATATTGTGATTCTAGCATTTGGTGGAGACGGAACTTTACACGAAGTCCTCAACGGATTGATCAATGCAAAACGAAAGTATCCCCTGCCCCTAGCTTATCTGGCTGCTGGTTCGGGCAACGATTTCGCTCGCGGAGCAAAGCTGGAATCCGCGCGCCATTGGAAAGAAAATCTGCAGGAATTATTAAAAGTCGATCATTCCAATAATTTAAATATTGGTGTTTACAAATTAAACAAAGATCCAAATAAACATTACTTTATGAACAGTTTTGGGATCGGATTTGATGGGACAGTCGTCAATGCAAGCAATAAATCAAAGTATAAGAAGGGCTTCAACTATGTTGGGCTTGGAGCAATTAGTTACCTTATTTCGGCGATCGCAACTGTTTTTAAGGCTAAATCATATTCGGCTGAATTAAAGGAAAACAATCTGCAAAAGAAATTTCCTCGTGCTTTTTTGATGGCCGTAACCAACCATCCCTATTTCGGTGGCGGAATAAAAATTGCTCCCGATGAGAAAATTGAGAAACACGATCTAAAGTTGGTCGTTTTTCAAAAGAATAATTTAATTCAATTAATCGGTAATTTACTAACGATTGTATTTGGATCTTTTCAATACAAAATGAAATCGGTCTACAGCAATACTTTAAAAGATGACTTCAGCTTAAACGTTGATTCCAAACAGTTAGCGCAAATCGACGGTCAGGTTCTTAATGAAGACTATTTCCGGTTAAATTTTTCTCGAACTACATATCCTTTTTGGCTTCCCGACAAAAATTTAAAAAATGACTAA
- a CDS encoding Rrf2 family transcriptional regulator has protein sequence MANTQLSDATHVLAYIALHENNQSVKSSEIAISLQTAPSLVRRIMSKLKKAHLLNAVQGSPQPVLAKTAQQITLQEIYLAISSERHLLNVDRNTALSCPIGTAIPKVLTHYYKEIQDVAETKMAEITLQDIIDEIKLKEEQQLDSID, from the coding sequence ATGGCCAATACTCAATTAAGCGATGCAACTCACGTTTTAGCTTATATTGCGTTGCATGAAAACAACCAATCTGTTAAAAGTTCCGAAATTGCAATCAGTTTGCAAACGGCGCCAAGCTTGGTTAGAAGAATTATGAGCAAACTAAAAAAAGCTCACCTATTAAACGCAGTTCAAGGTTCTCCCCAACCAGTCCTAGCAAAAACAGCTCAACAGATCACCCTCCAAGAAATATATTTGGCGATTTCTTCGGAAAGACATTTATTAAACGTTGATCGAAATACGGCCCTATCCTGCCCGATTGGTACAGCGATCCCAAAAGTTCTGACCCATTATTACAAAGAAATCCAGGACGTCGCAGAAACAAAAATGGCTGAAATAACTTTGCAGGATATTATTGATGAGATCAAGTTAAAAGAAGAGCAGCAGCTCGATTCCATTGATTAA
- a CDS encoding (S)-acetoin forming diacetyl reductase, which produces MSNKVAIITGAGQGIGKAIAQRLAKDGFKTGLIGRHLEKVEAVADELNKKHGSNTAIAKKADVSKRNEVFAAFQEISDNFGDLNVVVNNAGVAPTTPIMEVTEDDMEWTWKINVNGVVWGIQAAATVFKKFNHGGKIINATSQAGVQGNPDLTAYGSTKFAIRGITQTTAKELAKFGITVNAYAPGIVKTPMMEDIAHEVGKNAGKDDDWGMNQFAKGIALGRISKPEDVANAVGFLASSDSNYVTGQTIVVDGGMVFN; this is translated from the coding sequence ATGTCAAATAAGGTTGCAATTATTACAGGAGCTGGTCAAGGGATTGGTAAAGCAATTGCTCAAAGACTGGCAAAAGACGGTTTTAAGACTGGATTAATCGGCCGGCATCTTGAAAAAGTCGAGGCAGTGGCAGACGAACTGAATAAAAAACATGGTTCTAATACCGCCATCGCAAAAAAAGCCGATGTCTCAAAACGCAATGAAGTTTTTGCAGCTTTTCAAGAAATCAGCGATAATTTTGGTGACTTGAATGTAGTTGTAAATAATGCCGGCGTTGCGCCGACCACTCCGATTATGGAAGTCACCGAGGACGATATGGAATGGACCTGGAAAATCAATGTCAACGGTGTTGTATGGGGGATTCAAGCAGCAGCAACCGTTTTCAAGAAATTTAATCACGGCGGAAAAATTATCAATGCTACTTCTCAAGCGGGGGTCCAGGGAAATCCGGATCTAACTGCTTATGGATCAACGAAATTCGCAATTCGTGGAATCACACAAACAACTGCTAAGGAATTGGCTAAGTTTGGCATTACCGTTAATGCTTACGCACCCGGAATTGTGAAAACGCCAATGATGGAAGATATCGCTCATGAAGTCGGCAAAAATGCCGGAAAGGACGATGATTGGGGAATGAACCAATTCGCTAAAGGAATCGCCCTAGGCAGAATTTCCAAACCAGAAGACGTCGCTAACGCTGTCGGCTTTTTGGCAAGTTCCGATTCGAATTACGTTACCGGACAAACAATCGTCGTTGATGGTGGTATGGTCTTTAACTAA
- a CDS encoding substrate-binding domain-containing protein: MTDNKQPTIYDVSERVGVSLATVSRVVNNNGKVKSETRQKVLKAIKELNYRPNAMAKGLASSKTTMIGMVMPDLTDLYYAELAQGIDAVAKIYKYSVTLAVSDENPEAEKAALDTLIDKHVDGMIYMGNKTSTEMLKLLEDSPFPVVFAGSVDPQEKIPSVNIDYVKAFSQAGEMLKKSDLDESEIALVDNPGEGSLSSLRQRGFLNAVSAGKIYESDDDYQAGYNLAQHLYEDGIKAVIVGEDEPALGILNYMQDNGIKIPEQFQIISSNDTKLVKMARPAISSVTQPKFDIGAVAMRLLTKLMSGQEIDDSKVVLPHEFVMRDTTK; this comes from the coding sequence ATGACAGATAACAAGCAACCAACAATATATGACGTTTCGGAAAGGGTTGGCGTTAGTCTTGCGACAGTTAGTCGTGTAGTTAACAACAACGGCAAAGTTAAATCAGAAACCAGACAAAAAGTCTTAAAAGCAATCAAGGAATTGAATTATCGACCCAACGCAATGGCTAAAGGGCTTGCTAGTTCGAAAACTACGATGATCGGGATGGTTATGCCCGACTTGACTGATTTGTATTATGCAGAATTAGCTCAAGGAATAGATGCGGTTGCGAAAATTTATAAATATTCAGTTACTCTCGCAGTTTCTGATGAAAATCCGGAAGCCGAAAAGGCTGCTTTGGATACTTTAATTGATAAACACGTTGATGGAATGATTTACATGGGTAACAAAACTTCCACGGAAATGTTGAAGCTTTTAGAGGATTCTCCTTTTCCAGTTGTTTTTGCCGGTTCAGTTGATCCCCAAGAAAAAATTCCTTCCGTTAACATCGATTATGTAAAGGCTTTTAGCCAAGCTGGTGAGATGCTTAAGAAGAGTGATCTTGACGAATCGGAAATTGCCCTGGTTGATAATCCCGGAGAAGGAAGTCTCTCGAGCTTGAGGCAACGAGGGTTTTTGAACGCTGTTTCCGCTGGAAAGATTTATGAATCCGATGACGATTATCAGGCTGGCTATAATCTAGCTCAGCATTTGTATGAAGACGGTATTAAGGCGGTTATCGTTGGCGAAGACGAACCGGCCTTGGGAATCTTAAATTATATGCAGGACAATGGAATTAAAATTCCTGAGCAGTTCCAAATTATTTCTTCGAATGATACAAAACTTGTCAAAATGGCTCGCCCGGCGATTTCATCGGTTACACAGCCTAAATTTGATATTGGTGCTGTTGCGATGCGTTTATTAACAAAGTTAATGTCCGGACAGGAAATTGATGATTCAAAAGTCGTTTTACCTCACGAATTTGTGATGCGAGATACAACAAAGTAA
- a CDS encoding YtxH domain-containing protein, translating to MAKGLVTGILATAAAYVAFKALPQEKQDELVSKAKDAGNKLKDLGYDAAYAGADLAGDLSEKAKNKVGEFDEHIKDSKYADTYQGVKDKAADVVDQASPYVEKAKDKASDLIDKASPYVDKAKDTIDDLRHRFSKEDIDLEEDDALKDDLTKSDNDEKEDK from the coding sequence ATGGCAAAAGGATTGGTAACAGGCATCTTGGCAACCGCAGCAGCTTATGTAGCTTTTAAGGCTTTGCCTCAAGAGAAACAAGACGAATTGGTTAGCAAGGCTAAAGATGCTGGCAATAAATTAAAAGATCTAGGGTATGACGCCGCATATGCTGGCGCAGATTTAGCAGGTGATCTTTCTGAAAAAGCAAAGAACAAAGTTGGCGAGTTCGATGAACATATAAAAGACTCGAAATATGCCGATACTTATCAGGGAGTCAAAGACAAGGCAGCCGATGTAGTTGATCAAGCTTCTCCATATGTTGAAAAAGCAAAGGATAAAGCTTCTGATCTGATAGATAAAGCAAGTCCCTATGTCGATAAAGCTAAAGACACGATTGATGATTTACGTCATCGTTTTTCCAAAGAAGATATTGATTTAGAAGAAGATGACGCTTTAAAAGACGATCTGACAAAGTCGGATAATGATGAAAAAGAAGATAAATAA
- a CDS encoding DUF948 domain-containing protein, with protein MNIGQIAGLIAAIAFAVLVIAIVVVLISINQTIRILKKHIEPIASDADQITATTKSLLNDLTSKVERLDPVVQATADLGSTVSHFTDKINKKKTEVVDKKARAWKMVNNLADSTIKSGVIFSAGEAVFNRFKKSRAKKKG; from the coding sequence ATGAATATTGGCCAAATAGCAGGATTAATTGCTGCGATTGCTTTTGCGGTACTCGTAATTGCGATTGTCGTTGTTTTGATTTCGATTAACCAGACAATAAGAATTCTTAAAAAACATATTGAGCCAATCGCAAGCGATGCTGATCAAATTACTGCCACTACTAAGTCACTTCTAAATGACCTGACAAGTAAGGTAGAACGCTTGGACCCAGTTGTCCAGGCAACAGCGGATTTAGGCTCGACTGTTAGCCACTTTACGGATAAGATTAATAAAAAAAAGACTGAAGTTGTTGACAAAAAAGCAAGAGCTTGGAAAATGGTTAATAATTTGGCTGATTCGACAATTAAATCCGGCGTGATCTTCAGCGCAGGAGAAGCAGTATTCAATCGATTCAAAAAGAGTCGAGCAAAGAAGAAAGGATAA
- a CDS encoding metallophosphoesterase, giving the protein MKYLIFSDTHGDRAEFQAILNHYQNDPEIVSIFYNGDSQFESDDPIWENIHVVLGNMDPFASDYPIENVYKNKIDNIIIYQTHGHLAYVNNGFEKLDRLAGRYHANIVLFGHTHVILAEKYNGKLFINPGSTTYPRGPQRSIGGTYVILTVSKAEFIVEYFSRDFKEISFLRQAFSR; this is encoded by the coding sequence ATGAAATATTTAATCTTTAGCGACACACATGGTGATAGAGCTGAATTTCAGGCAATTCTCAATCATTATCAAAACGATCCGGAGATTGTTTCTATTTTTTATAATGGAGACTCTCAATTTGAATCGGATGATCCAATTTGGGAAAATATCCATGTCGTTCTAGGCAATATGGACCCCTTTGCTAGCGATTATCCAATTGAAAATGTTTATAAAAATAAAATTGACAATATAATTATTTATCAGACACATGGACATCTGGCTTACGTAAACAATGGTTTTGAAAAACTTGATAGGTTAGCGGGCAGGTATCATGCCAATATTGTTTTATTTGGACATACTCACGTTATCCTGGCTGAAAAATACAACGGGAAGTTATTTATAAATCCGGGTTCAACTACATATCCCCGTGGGCCACAACGATCAATTGGTGGAACATACGTGATTCTAACTGTTAGTAAAGCAGAATTTATTGTTGAATATTTTTCGCGGGATTTTAAGGAAATATCGTTTTTGCGTCAGGCTTTCTCCAGATAA
- the murI gene encoding glutamate racemase, protein MDNRGIGYIDSGLGGLTVVREALKQLPNESVYFVGDEARMPYGPRPTAEIQKFTLQMADFLVKKHNIKTLVVACNTATAQALPQLKEHLEIPVIGVISAGAIGGLEATRNLHVNVIGTQSTVESKVYYDQLMALNSDLIIEQKALPEFVQLVESDMAGTSQGKQIVYQAIHNWMEESINGKKADTLVLGCTHFPILKKEIQVAVDKDVTIVDPALAEIRQMIEVLRKNNAFHDSKDINHHEKDIFYTTGNIDRFSKFTWKWLDDNDLTIKELHIDQKGLKE, encoded by the coding sequence ATGGATAATCGAGGAATTGGATACATAGATTCTGGCTTGGGCGGTTTGACTGTCGTCCGCGAAGCTTTAAAACAATTACCGAATGAATCGGTTTATTTTGTGGGTGATGAAGCGCGAATGCCTTATGGTCCGCGGCCGACTGCTGAAATTCAGAAATTTACCCTGCAAATGGCTGATTTTCTAGTTAAAAAACATAATATTAAAACATTGGTCGTTGCTTGCAATACGGCAACTGCACAGGCTCTTCCCCAATTAAAAGAGCATTTGGAAATACCGGTTATTGGTGTGATTTCTGCTGGAGCGATTGGTGGTCTCGAGGCGACAAGAAATTTGCATGTCAATGTAATCGGAACTCAATCGACTGTTGAATCGAAAGTTTATTACGATCAACTGATGGCTTTGAATTCTGATTTGATTATTGAACAAAAAGCTCTGCCTGAATTTGTTCAACTTGTCGAAAGCGATATGGCTGGAACTTCTCAGGGAAAACAAATTGTTTACCAAGCAATTCATAATTGGATGGAAGAGAGTATCAATGGTAAAAAAGCCGATACCCTGGTTTTGGGATGTACTCATTTTCCTATTTTGAAAAAAGAAATTCAGGTGGCAGTTGACAAAGATGTAACAATTGTCGATCCGGCTTTAGCAGAAATTCGCCAAATGATTGAAGTTCTTCGAAAAAATAATGCTTTTCATGATTCAAAAGATATTAATCACCACGAAAAAGATATTTTTTATACAACGGGAAATATTGACCGTTTTTCCAAATTTACTTGGAAATGGCTCGATGATAACGATTTAACAATTAAAGAACTGCATATTGACCAAAAAGGTCTAAAAGAATGA
- a CDS encoding YslB family protein: protein MKKDAYKNLSKFSNNQTAFSLALLRDGILNDILDDDANDILYYAGKEVARQFYTKTLNGIQEFFSAAGWGDIQISSQKENKETWLLTGEAIKLRTAAIDEPSYFLEAGFLAQEIQQQTHRGTECSYQSDDKSRVIFTVYID from the coding sequence GTGAAGAAAGACGCTTATAAAAACCTTTCAAAATTTTCAAATAATCAAACAGCCTTTTCGCTGGCCTTATTACGCGACGGAATTTTAAATGATATTTTAGATGACGATGCTAATGACATCCTTTATTACGCAGGAAAAGAAGTTGCCCGACAATTTTATACAAAAACGTTAAATGGTATCCAAGAATTTTTTTCAGCCGCTGGCTGGGGAGACATTCAAATTTCTTCTCAAAAAGAAAACAAGGAAACTTGGCTTCTAACAGGCGAAGCAATTAAATTAAGGACCGCCGCTATTGATGAACCTTCATATTTTCTTGAAGCCGGTTTCCTGGCTCAGGAAATTCAACAGCAAACTCATAGAGGAACCGAATGCTCATACCAGTCCGATGATAAGTCGCGAGTTATTTTTACAGTTTATATCGACTAA
- a CDS encoding ATP-binding protein, with product MNLSEILKNPQVNKFVTGNNLQDKKQLLKDNADVLIDFINQIKQPLFPDYYPELFLVNDTINIFYEKSASTVSESQLRIGQSKELAKVTFADFKVDEQRNKALIASIAFFEDYKANQQFKKGIYLWGNFGVGKSYLMSALLNELSAKDIETAFVNVSALINRLNEIQMLEKQRLIRKISHSQVLVFDDLGAGDLTTWVRDNVIGAILDDRMNYQRPTFFTSNFDIKSLQEQYLSVTRGVSEPIKAERIIERIKFLSEPIKMGGQSRR from the coding sequence ATGAATTTAAGCGAAATATTAAAAAACCCACAAGTCAATAAATTTGTTACTGGAAATAATCTGCAAGACAAAAAGCAATTGCTAAAAGATAATGCAGATGTTCTCATTGACTTTATTAACCAGATAAAGCAGCCTTTGTTTCCGGATTATTATCCTGAGCTCTTTTTAGTTAACGACACGATTAATATTTTTTATGAAAAATCTGCTAGTACCGTTTCCGAAAGCCAATTGAGGATTGGCCAATCCAAAGAGTTGGCAAAGGTTACTTTTGCTGATTTTAAGGTTGACGAACAAAGGAACAAGGCTTTGATAGCCTCAATTGCTTTTTTTGAGGATTATAAGGCAAATCAGCAATTTAAGAAGGGGATTTATCTTTGGGGCAATTTTGGTGTTGGAAAAAGTTATTTAATGTCGGCTTTGCTCAATGAACTGTCTGCCAAGGATATTGAAACAGCTTTTGTCAACGTTTCTGCTTTAATTAATCGTTTAAATGAAATCCAAATGCTTGAAAAACAGCGTTTGATTCGCAAAATTTCGCACAGTCAGGTTCTTGTTTTTGATGATCTGGGAGCTGGTGATTTAACGACTTGGGTACGCGATAACGTTATTGGAGCAATTCTTGACGACCGAATGAATTATCAGCGACCAACTTTTTTTACATCCAATTTTGATATAAAGTCGTTACAGGAACAGTATCTTTCCGTCACCCGTGGAGTTTCAGAACCAATCAAGGCGGAACGAATCATTGAAAGAATCAAATTTTTGAGCGAGCCGATTAAAATGGGCGGCCAAAGTCGGCGCTGA
- a CDS encoding helicase DnaB: MIERQTQLNAYWNFIVNPIRFDNNDLKNLTRFYLPLIGVDSFSAYFQLLDSSEMSYQINDLLDLLNISLTGFDDARKKLEATGLLNSYLDDRTLLFNLKKPLSGDDFFSDDLLSSFFFSVVGEEHFQRIVNETKKSSPKFSGIKLDANFYEAFGNLSLKKPKTDQSQFKKTKKTSPNIEAEDFNFSIIEDNLKKYGVSETEIVKEHNFIISQHLIYGFSEEQILDLLANSLLIDKKTIEHSLFRQQINKLSIKPQQTKAEGNSSLSGQLSSDEQQLVKAAQSLAPYQFLAQLKQINGGIVTSSEQKNLEHLFDLGLAPDAINILVHEVIIGMESTNLPAPLSQAIADSFLQSKVKNATEAILSIKARQKKQNEKHNFKSGPVQKEKKIDYGTAEKIDNQVALDALAKYQHEKKNS, translated from the coding sequence ATGATTGAAAGACAAACACAATTGAATGCTTATTGGAATTTTATTGTTAATCCGATTAGGTTTGACAACAATGATCTTAAAAATTTGACTCGCTTTTATCTTCCGCTAATTGGAGTCGATTCTTTTTCGGCTTATTTTCAATTATTGGACTCGAGCGAAATGTCATATCAAATAAATGATTTGCTGGATTTGCTAAATATTTCTTTGACCGGATTCGATGATGCGAGAAAAAAACTCGAAGCTACCGGTTTGTTGAATAGTTATTTAGATGATCGAACTTTGCTTTTCAACTTGAAAAAACCACTTTCGGGGGATGATTTCTTTTCCGATGATTTGTTATCGAGCTTTTTCTTCAGTGTTGTTGGCGAAGAACACTTTCAAAGAATTGTTAATGAAACAAAAAAATCCTCTCCGAAATTCTCTGGAATCAAGCTTGATGCGAATTTTTATGAAGCTTTCGGTAATTTATCATTAAAAAAGCCAAAAACGGATCAATCTCAATTCAAAAAAACAAAAAAAACGTCTCCGAATATCGAAGCCGAGGATTTTAATTTTTCTATTATTGAAGATAATTTAAAAAAATATGGTGTTTCTGAAACAGAAATAGTCAAAGAACACAATTTTATTATTTCGCAACATTTAATTTATGGTTTTTCCGAGGAACAAATCCTTGATCTATTGGCAAATTCTCTTTTGATCGATAAAAAAACGATTGAACACAGTCTTTTTCGTCAGCAAATTAATAAATTATCCATTAAACCGCAACAAACTAAAGCAGAGGGCAATTCTAGTCTTTCTGGGCAGTTATCTAGCGACGAGCAACAACTAGTCAAAGCGGCGCAATCGCTTGCTCCTTATCAATTTTTGGCTCAATTAAAGCAGATTAATGGGGGAATTGTAACAAGTTCCGAGCAAAAAAATCTGGAACATCTATTTGACTTGGGATTAGCGCCTGATGCGATTAATATTTTGGTTCATGAAGTTATAATTGGAATGGAATCAACTAATCTTCCTGCACCTCTTTCCCAAGCAATTGCTGATTCTTTTTTGCAGTCAAAAGTCAAGAATGCCACAGAAGCAATTTTGTCAATTAAGGCCCGACAGAAAAAACAGAATGAAAAACATAATTTCAAAAGTGGACCGGTTCAAAAGGAAAAGAAAATAGATTACGGAACCGCTGAGAAAATCGATAATCAAGTTGCTTTAGATGCGTTAGCAAAATATCAGCATGAGAAGAAGAACTCATGA
- a CDS encoding dephospho-CoA kinase, translating into MSKIKMKKIGLTGGTGSGKTTVSDIFRELGYTIIDADQVAREIVMPGRLELEEIKNAFGLSVMKGASLNRKELGKIVFSDPKALKTLNSITHPSIRQLMQMRMEFFENEGKIKTLILDIPLLYEGGWQDEMDSVIVVNTDKKTQLRRLIMRDHISEQQAINRIAAQMPLEDKVSMADFVVNNSSDKTNLRECVLKFISENKLNP; encoded by the coding sequence ATGTCAAAAATAAAGATGAAAAAAATTGGTTTAACCGGTGGCACCGGTAGTGGGAAAACAACTGTTTCCGACATTTTCCGTGAACTCGGCTATACGATTATAGATGCTGATCAAGTAGCTCGTGAAATAGTTATGCCAGGGCGCCTTGAATTAGAGGAAATCAAAAATGCTTTTGGATTATCGGTTATGAAAGGTGCTTCCTTAAACCGCAAAGAATTAGGAAAGATTGTTTTTTCCGATCCAAAAGCTCTAAAGACATTGAACTCAATTACACACCCCTCTATTAGGCAATTGATGCAGATGCGGATGGAATTTTTTGAAAACGAAGGGAAAATCAAAACTCTGATTCTTGATATACCTTTGCTTTATGAGGGCGGATGGCAAGATGAAATGGATTCTGTGATTGTTGTTAATACCGATAAAAAGACGCAGTTGAGACGCCTTATTATGCGTGACCATATTTCCGAACAGCAGGCAATTAATCGGATTGCAGCCCAAATGCCCTTGGAAGATAAAGTTAGTATGGCTGATTTTGTCGTGAATAATTCTAGTGATAAAACCAACTTAAGAGAGTGCGTGTTAAAATTTATTTCTGAAAATAAGCTAAATCCATGA
- the mutM gene encoding bifunctional DNA-formamidopyrimidine glycosylase/DNA-(apurinic or apyrimidinic site) lyase produces the protein MPELPEVETVRRGLKKYFENEKIKDLKIIYPKLLDSDQTEFVQKVVGSKVSRIDRRGKFLLFRLDNQLTIVSHLRMEGRYSVENSQESPHKHTEMIFKLDNGKQVFYDDTRKFGKMKLVKSGNEAIEVKSIGSMGPEPIETDLTLDYFYNRLQKSKKAIKAWLLDQNNVAGIGNIYADEVLWLSKISPLRPTNDISKEEADNLRENIIQELAFAIKNGGSTVHSFIDASGHTGRMQDKLHAYGRAGQPCERDGGELIKIRVAQRGTTYCPKCQK, from the coding sequence ATGCCTGAATTACCGGAAGTTGAAACGGTCCGTCGTGGATTAAAAAAATATTTTGAAAATGAAAAAATCAAAGATTTGAAAATTATTTATCCAAAACTATTGGATAGCGATCAGACGGAGTTTGTCCAAAAAGTTGTCGGGTCAAAGGTTTCCCGTATTGATCGACGCGGAAAGTTTTTGCTTTTTCGTCTTGATAATCAATTGACTATTGTTTCTCATTTGCGTATGGAAGGAAGATATTCGGTTGAAAATTCTCAGGAGTCTCCTCATAAACATACAGAAATGATTTTTAAACTGGATAATGGTAAACAGGTCTTCTATGATGATACGAGAAAATTTGGAAAAATGAAGCTGGTGAAAAGCGGCAACGAAGCAATTGAAGTCAAGTCGATTGGATCAATGGGTCCGGAACCTATCGAAACAGATTTAACACTTGATTATTTCTATAATCGTTTGCAAAAATCCAAAAAAGCTATCAAAGCCTGGCTTTTGGATCAAAATAATGTCGCTGGGATTGGAAATATTTACGCTGATGAAGTGTTGTGGCTCAGCAAAATAAGCCCTTTGCGACCGACTAATGATATTAGTAAAGAAGAAGCTGACAATTTGCGAGAAAATATAATTCAAGAATTGGCTTTTGCAATTAAAAATGGCGGTTCAACCGTTCATTCTTTTATCGATGCGTCCGGTCATACAGGGCGTATGCAGGATAAACTTCATGCATACGGACGAGCAGGCCAACCCTGCGAGCGCGATGGAGGAGAATTAATTAAAATTAGAGTTGCACAAAGGGGAACGACTTATTGTCCGAAATGTCAAAAATAA